Proteins encoded in a region of the Nocardia asteroides genome:
- a CDS encoding L,D-transpeptidase has product MHAALHTGSLPARRRGARLTRRMREGVLLSAAIATAGVLLVAPAHAEPIPGIGTGSAAAATEPTPQANFAPPSINIADGEVVGVAQPIIITFKEPVTDHATAEKAIQITSSKPVPGHFYWRGDKQVRWRPNDFWPDNTDVQVQAGGTTSSFRIGDAFVATADDETHTITVTRNGEVVREMPTSMGKPKHETPNGIYIVGEQQRKMIMDSSTYGVPITDPEGYKLEVEYATRISNSGIFVHAAPWSVAQQGVSNASHGCLNVSTEDGKWFFENARRGDPVIVQNTQGGTLSASDGLGDWN; this is encoded by the coding sequence ATGCATGCCGCTTTGCACACCGGGTCGTTGCCTGCTCGCCGCAGGGGAGCGCGGCTGACCCGCCGGATGCGCGAGGGCGTCCTGCTGTCCGCCGCGATCGCGACGGCCGGTGTTCTGCTCGTCGCGCCCGCGCACGCCGAACCGATCCCGGGGATCGGCACCGGCTCGGCCGCCGCGGCCACCGAGCCCACCCCGCAGGCGAACTTCGCGCCGCCCTCGATCAACATCGCCGACGGCGAGGTCGTCGGCGTCGCACAGCCGATCATCATCACCTTCAAGGAACCGGTGACCGACCACGCCACCGCCGAGAAGGCCATTCAGATCACCTCGTCGAAGCCTGTTCCCGGCCACTTCTACTGGCGCGGCGACAAGCAGGTGCGCTGGCGGCCGAACGACTTCTGGCCGGACAACACCGACGTGCAGGTGCAGGCGGGCGGCACCACCAGCTCGTTCCGCATCGGTGACGCGTTCGTTGCAACCGCCGACGACGAGACCCACACCATCACCGTCACCCGCAACGGGGAGGTGGTGCGGGAAATGCCCACCTCGATGGGCAAGCCCAAGCACGAGACGCCGAACGGCATCTACATCGTCGGCGAGCAGCAGCGCAAGATGATCATGGACTCGTCGACCTACGGCGTGCCGATCACCGACCCCGAGGGCTACAAGCTCGAGGTCGAGTACGCCACCCGCATCTCCAACAGCGGCATCTTCGTGCACGCGGCTCCCTGGTCGGTCGCGCAGCAGGGCGTCTCCAACGCCAGCCACGGCTGCCTGAACGTCAGCACCGAAGACGGCAAGTGGTTCTTCGAGAACGCGCGGCGGGGCGACCCGGTGATCGTGCAGAACACCCAGGGCGGCACGCTCAGCGCGAGCGACGGATTGGGCGACTGGAACTGA
- a CDS encoding peptidase M13, with translation MTSEPTRPSGIDLSYLDQGVRVQDDLFAHVNGKWLAEHKIPADRAVDGAFRALYDQAELDVKAIIQNAADAGAEPGSDARKIGDLYSSFMDTDAVAAAGLAPIAAELAAIAEVGDKVAFASLLGWLQRTGVGGAVAVFVDTDDKDSDRYLVHATQSGIGLPDESYYRQDEFAEIRAKYIVHINRMFALAAADPQVAGLLPDELDTVGERVFALERKLAAGHWDVVRRRDAELRYNLTTFDALAAENPEFDWAAWTSALAEGVEGAGSELFAEVVVRQPDYLRTFARLWADEPLANWRAWAAWRVLRSRAPYLTDEVVEENFDFYGRTLTGAEENRERWKRGVTLVQDLLGEAVGKLYVAEHFPPQAKARMVELVANLQEAYRRNIAELEWMGQGTRIAALEKLEKFTPKIGYPDKWRDYSGVVIDPADLVGNYRRGYAAEHDRELSKLGGPVDRDEWFMTPQTVNAYYNPGMNEIVFPAAILQPPFFDMNADDAANYGGIGAVIGHEIGHGFDDQGAKYDGDGNMVDWWTDEDRAEFGKRTKALIDQYDVLSPKDLPDEHTVNGQFTIGENIGDLGGLSIALEAYKISLGGADAPEIDGLTGLQRVFYGWAQVWRTKARTEEAIRRLATDPHSPPEFRCNAVVRNIDSFHEAFGVEPGDALYLEPAERVKIW, from the coding sequence GTGACTTCCGAACCGACCCGTCCTTCCGGTATCGATCTGTCCTACCTCGACCAGGGCGTGCGGGTGCAGGACGACTTGTTCGCGCACGTAAACGGCAAATGGCTGGCCGAGCACAAGATCCCGGCCGACCGGGCCGTGGACGGCGCCTTCCGCGCGCTGTACGACCAGGCGGAACTGGACGTCAAGGCAATCATCCAGAATGCCGCGGACGCCGGCGCCGAGCCGGGCAGCGACGCCCGCAAGATCGGTGACCTGTACTCCAGCTTCATGGACACCGACGCGGTGGCCGCCGCCGGGCTCGCGCCGATCGCCGCCGAACTCGCCGCGATCGCCGAGGTCGGCGACAAGGTGGCTTTCGCGTCGCTGCTCGGCTGGTTGCAGCGCACCGGCGTCGGTGGCGCCGTCGCCGTGTTCGTCGACACCGACGACAAGGACTCCGACCGCTATCTGGTGCACGCCACCCAGTCCGGCATCGGCCTGCCCGACGAGTCGTATTACCGGCAGGACGAGTTCGCCGAGATCCGCGCGAAGTACATCGTGCACATCAACCGCATGTTCGCCCTGGCTGCCGCCGACCCGCAGGTCGCCGGGCTGCTGCCGGACGAACTCGACACCGTGGGCGAGCGCGTCTTCGCGCTGGAGCGGAAACTGGCCGCCGGGCACTGGGACGTGGTACGCCGCCGTGACGCCGAACTCAGGTACAACCTGACCACCTTCGACGCGTTGGCCGCCGAAAACCCCGAGTTCGACTGGGCCGCGTGGACTTCCGCGCTGGCCGAAGGCGTCGAGGGGGCAGGGTCCGAGCTGTTCGCCGAGGTGGTCGTCCGCCAGCCGGATTATCTGCGCACGTTCGCCCGGCTCTGGGCCGACGAGCCGCTCGCGAACTGGCGGGCATGGGCGGCGTGGCGGGTGCTGCGCTCGCGTGCACCGTATCTGACCGACGAGGTGGTCGAGGAGAACTTCGACTTCTACGGCCGCACGCTCACCGGCGCGGAGGAGAATCGGGAGCGCTGGAAGCGCGGCGTCACGCTGGTGCAGGACCTGCTGGGCGAGGCGGTCGGCAAACTGTATGTGGCCGAACACTTCCCGCCGCAGGCCAAGGCACGGATGGTCGAGCTGGTGGCCAATCTGCAGGAGGCCTACCGCCGCAACATCGCCGAGCTGGAGTGGATGGGCCAGGGCACCAGGATCGCCGCGCTGGAGAAACTGGAGAAGTTCACCCCGAAGATCGGCTATCCGGACAAGTGGCGGGACTACTCGGGCGTGGTGATCGACCCGGCCGACCTGGTCGGCAACTACCGCAGAGGCTACGCCGCCGAGCACGATCGGGAGTTGAGCAAGCTCGGCGGTCCGGTCGACCGGGACGAGTGGTTCATGACGCCCCAGACGGTGAACGCCTACTACAACCCGGGTATGAACGAGATCGTCTTCCCGGCCGCCATTCTCCAGCCGCCGTTTTTCGACATGAACGCCGACGACGCGGCCAACTACGGCGGCATCGGCGCGGTGATCGGTCACGAGATCGGGCACGGCTTCGACGACCAGGGCGCGAAGTACGACGGCGACGGCAACATGGTCGACTGGTGGACCGACGAGGACCGCGCCGAATTCGGCAAGCGGACAAAGGCGTTGATCGATCAGTACGACGTGCTCTCCCCCAAGGATCTGCCGGACGAGCACACCGTGAACGGCCAGTTCACCATCGGCGAGAACATCGGTGACCTCGGCGGCCTCTCCATCGCGCTGGAGGCGTACAAGATCTCGCTCGGCGGCGCCGACGCGCCGGAGATCGACGGGCTCACCGGCCTGCAACGGGTGTTCTACGGCTGGGCGCAAGTGTGGCGCACGAAAGCCCGCACAGAGGAAGCCATTCGGCGCCTGGCGACCGATCCGCACTCGCCGCCGGAGTTCCGCTGCAATGCCGTCGTGCGCAATATCGACAGCTTCCACGAGGCGTTCGGCGTCGAACCCGGCGATGCGCTGTACCTGGAACCCGCTGAGCGCGTGAAGATCTGGTGA
- a CDS encoding DUF397 domain-containing protein: protein MAITARPVRTGWFTSTRSNNGNQCVEVRFDGDAVLIRDSKYRRDPANRPAEEPVITVTAAEWTAFLDTLRTRGRSNGELRAHTAANGHTTLRHGGSTLVYTPEEWDAFLLGAYDGEFDCIVLPA, encoded by the coding sequence ATGGCCATCACCGCGCGGCCGGTACGTACCGGCTGGTTCACATCGACCAGATCGAACAATGGCAACCAATGCGTCGAGGTCCGGTTCGATGGTGATGCGGTGCTCATCCGTGACAGCAAATATCGCCGCGACCCGGCGAACCGCCCCGCCGAAGAGCCCGTCATCACCGTTACCGCAGCCGAATGGACCGCGTTCCTCGATACCCTGCGCACCCGCGGGCGATCGAATGGCGAACTGCGCGCACACACCGCCGCCAACGGTCACACCACTCTGCGTCACGGCGGAAGCACCCTCGTCTACACCCCCGAGGAGTGGGACGCCTTCCTGCTCGGCGCCTACGACGGCGAATTCGATTGCATCGTCTTGCCTGCCTGA
- a CDS encoding beta-lactamase family protein, producing the protein MAADGFEPADSTRAKLAAPREMLVDPRFIRLADQFFGMFAQPARGGGALAVYLDGRPVVDIWAGWADKERRWNGETVALTFSTGKGVASTVVHRLAERGLIGYDTPVAEYWPEFAAHGKDDITVRDVLCHRAGLHRVRGLVPGREGILNYDAVVRALADSPPDPRRIRTSGYHAITFGWLVAEIVQRVTGASFTDVLRSEIAEPLGLDEYWFRVPESERHRIAKIFRPLGPPGIRWNTASSVLSWVRPVRGLAEAGMPESFDELVRDPRVHDSVMPGWNGVFSARALARMYGALANGGVVYAGRADRGVYGVGAAESERVVRFLDPKTIETIGRVQPAHSRDYVLGVPIRFTLGYHRPVLMSKQQPHHAFGHYGVGGSGAYADLDLGMSIAFVTNGLGSMVTALGDARLARLAATAQTTVHKHKHKQAAH; encoded by the coding sequence ATGGCGGCGGACGGCTTCGAGCCCGCTGATTCCACGCGCGCGAAACTGGCGGCCCCGCGCGAAATGCTGGTCGACCCGCGTTTCATCCGGCTGGCCGATCAGTTCTTCGGCATGTTCGCCCAGCCCGCGCGCGGGGGCGGCGCGCTGGCGGTCTACCTCGACGGCCGCCCCGTGGTCGACATCTGGGCCGGCTGGGCGGACAAGGAGCGCCGCTGGAACGGCGAAACCGTCGCGCTGACCTTCTCCACCGGCAAGGGCGTGGCCTCGACCGTGGTGCATCGCCTGGCCGAACGCGGGCTGATCGGCTACGACACACCGGTCGCCGAATACTGGCCGGAGTTCGCCGCGCACGGCAAAGACGACATCACGGTTCGTGACGTGCTGTGTCACCGCGCCGGCTTGCACCGGGTGCGCGGCCTGGTCCCCGGCCGCGAAGGCATCCTGAACTACGACGCCGTGGTGCGGGCGCTGGCCGACAGCCCGCCGGACCCCCGGCGCATCCGCACCTCCGGCTATCACGCGATCACCTTCGGCTGGCTGGTCGCCGAAATCGTGCAACGGGTGACGGGCGCGTCGTTCACCGATGTGCTGCGCAGCGAGATCGCCGAGCCGCTCGGCCTGGACGAGTACTGGTTCCGCGTCCCGGAATCCGAACGACACCGGATCGCCAAGATCTTCCGCCCCCTTGGTCCGCCGGGCATTCGCTGGAACACGGCCTCTTCGGTGCTGTCCTGGGTGCGGCCGGTGCGCGGGCTGGCCGAGGCCGGCATGCCGGAGAGCTTCGACGAGCTGGTCCGCGACCCCCGGGTGCACGACTCGGTGATGCCGGGCTGGAACGGGGTGTTCTCGGCGCGCGCGCTGGCGCGGATGTACGGGGCCTTGGCCAACGGCGGAGTCGTCTACGCGGGCCGGGCGGATCGGGGCGTGTACGGTGTCGGCGCGGCCGAATCAGAGCGGGTCGTGCGATTCCTGGACCCGAAAACGATCGAGACGATCGGTCGGGTGCAGCCCGCCCACAGCCGCGACTACGTGCTCGGCGTGCCGATTCGCTTCACGCTCGGCTATCACCGTCCGGTGCTGATGTCCAAGCAGCAACCACACCATGCGTTCGGCCATTACGGGGTGGGCGGCTCGGGCGCGTACGCCGACCTGGATCTCGGCATGTCGATCGCGTTCGTGACCAACGGGCTCGGCAGCATGGTGACCGCGCTCGGCGACGCCAGGCTGGCGCGACTGGCGGCAACAGCGCAGACCACGGTGCACAAGCACAAGCACAAGCAGGCCGCACACTAG